The following proteins come from a genomic window of Malus domestica chromosome 02, GDT2T_hap1:
- the LOC103452650 gene encoding disease resistance protein RPV1-like, producing the protein MDTAMTACEAASSSSSMSKLWNHDVFLSFRGEDTRSGFTGHLHAALTDRGYQAYIDEEDLKRGEEIKEELFWAIEESKISIIVFSKRYADSSWCLDELVKIMECRSKLGRRVLPIFYHVDPSHVRNQNGDLAQAFQKHEEGIREEKDDKEREAKQERVKQWRKALAEAANLSGHHFQITDNGREAKVIREIVDKIIKEWLPNADKLHVAKHQVGINSRIQNIITHLSSGGLNDVVMIGIWGMGGLGKTTVAKAIYNQIHSKFEFKSFLADVSNNTSKHGLVNLQEKLISDILKEKLHISSVDEGISMIKHYLQHRRVLVIIDNIDEVEQLDAIAGKRDWFGPGSRIIITTRDEHLLKQVDMTYMAQEMNEEEALELFSWHAFENSWPDEGYLELSKKVVSYCGGLPLALEILGSFFIKRTIGEWESQLEKLERTPHGKIIKPLRISFEGLDDTQKAIFLDISCFFIGWKKDYVAKVLDACGFFATIGISVLCERCLVTVERNELNVHDLLREMAKVIIFEKSPGHPEKWSRLWNPQDVTDVLTNKSGTRKIEGLSLDLQSSDTASFSTVAFAKMKKLRLLKLRYVELNGEYKHLPKELIWLCWKGCPLKSIPDDFFNQPKLVVLDMQWSKLVQVWEGSKSLQKLKIMNLSCSLSLIKSPDFSELPNLEELILEGCDSLSEIHPSIGHLERLSLVNLRNCSSLSSLPRDFYKSKSVEILHLNLCDKFRELHEDLGEMISLRILEVDSTSIRHIPPSIVRLKNLARLSLGNVKKIRLPYSLHGLNSLRSVNLAWCDLTEDEIPKDLWSLSSLQYLYLRENDFHTLPSLSGLSELEILWLTSCKNLHTILGLPTSLSSMYAVDCPALETMPDFSEMSNMRKLNVSDSLKLTEVPGLDKSLNSVVRIDMQGCTNLTVDFKKNILQGWTSCGFGGVFFPGNYVPDWFEFVNDHGSKVSFDIPSSDGRNFEGLTLLCSYSCNISVRPPTIVITVINYTKRTELRTSIIKEHRNRIFYKPESHHIWQGQLSNDKLSLQGGDRVEVDINLVGSYTSTFASYTLNRIGVNLVWDKPMKENVRNLISGKGGYVFDPHPARFYGEAQSRW; encoded by the exons ATGGATACCGCCATGACAGCCTGCGAAGCCGCCTCTTCATCCTCCTCCATGTCAAAACTTTGGAATCACGACGTGTTCTTGAGCTTCAGAGGCGAAGACACGCGTAGTGGCTTTACGGGCCACCTCCACGCAGCATTAACAGACAGGGGATACCAGGCTTATATCGATGAGGAAGATCTAAAAAGAGGGgaagaaataaaagaagaacTGTTCTGGGCAATCGAAGAGTCAAAGATCTCTATCATTGTCTTCTCAAAGAGGTATGCGGATTCGAGTTGGTGTCTTGATGAGCTGGTGAAGATCATGGAGTGCAGATCCAAATTGGGACGACGTGTTTTGCCAATATTCTATCATGTTGATCCTTCACATGTCAGGAATCAGAACGGAGATTTAGCTCAAGCATTTCAGAAGCACGAAGAGGGCATCCGTGAAGAAAAAGATGACAAGGAACGTGAAGCTAAACAAGAAAGGGTAAAGCAATGGAGAAAGGCTCTTGCAGAAGCTGCAAATTTGTCTGGCCACCATTTTCAAATCACAGACAATGG GCGTGAAGCAAAGGTTATTAGAGAAATTGTTGACAAAATTATTAAGGAATGGCTTCCGAACGCAGACAAATTACATGTGGCCAAGCACCAAGTTGGAATCAATTCTCGCATTCAGAATATTATCACTCATCTTTCAAGTGGTGGATTAAATGATGTCGTCATGATTGGGATTTGGGGGATGGGTGGATTGGGTAAAACAACAGTTGCCAAAGCCATTTATAACCAAATTCATTCTAAGTTTGAATTCAAAAGTTTCCTGGCCGACGTTAGCAACAATACAAGTAAACATGGTCTGGTTAATTTGCAAGAAAAACTTATTTCTGACATCTTGAAAGAGAAACTTCACATAAGCAGTGTTGATGAAGGTATCAGTATGATAAAACATTATCTCCAACATAGACGGGTACTTGTCATCATAGACAATATAGATGAAGTGGAACAACTGGATGCAATAGCTGGAAAACGTGATTGGTTTGGTCCAGGGAGTAGAATAATCATTACGACACGAGATGAACATTTACTAAAGCAAGTGGACATGACATATATGGCTCAGGAAatgaatgaagaagaagctcttgAGCTTTTTAGTTGGCATGCATTTGAAAATAGTTGGCCTGATGAAGGATATCTTGAACTCTCAAAAAAGGTTGTTTCTTACTGTGGAGGTTTGCCGCTAGCACTTGAAATTTTAggttctttttttattaaaagaaccataGGAGAGTGGGAAAGTCAATTGGAGAAATTGGAAAGAACTCCTCatggaaaaataataaaaccacTAAGAATAAGCTTTGAAGGGCTCGATGATACACAGAAGGCCATATTCCTTGACAtatcttgtttctttattgGATGGAAGAAGGACTATGTCGCAAAAGTATTAGATGCATGTGGATTTTTTGCAACAATAGGAATCAGTGTTCTTTGTGAACGATGCCTTGTAACTGTTGAACGCAATGAGTTGAATGTGCATGATTTGCTTCGAGAAATGGCCAAAGTAATCATTTTTGAAAAATCCCCTGGCCACCCTGAAAAATGGAGTAGGTTGTGGAATCCTCAAGATGTCACCGACGTATTGACAAATAAATCT ggAACTAGAAAAATTGAAGGACTAAGTCTAGATTTGCAAAGCTCTGATACGGCTAGTTTCAGTACAGTAGCATTTGCCAAAATGAAGAAACTGAGATTGCTTAAGCTCCGCTACGTAGAGCTCAATGGAGAATACAAACATCTTCCCAAAGAGTTAATATGGTTGTGCTGGAAAGGATGTCCTTTAAAGTCCATACCAgatgatttttttaatcaacCAAAACTAGTTGTTCTAGACATGCAGTGGAGTAAACTGGTACAAGTTTGGGAGGGTTCCAAG TCGCTTCAGAAGTTGAAAATCATGAATCTCAGTTGCTCCCTTTCCCTAATTAAATCGCCAGACTTTTCAGAGCTCCCAAATCTTGAAGAGTTAATATTGGAAGGCTGTGACAGTTTGTCCGAGATTCACCCCTCCATTGGTCATCTCGAAAGACTCTCTTTGGTAAACCTTAGAAACTGTTCCAGTCTTAGTTCTCTTCCGAGGGATTTCTATAAGTCGAAATCTGTTGAGATTCTTCATCTTAATTTATGTGATAAATTCAGAGAACTGCATGAGGATTTAGGGGAGATGATATCATTGAGAATACTTGAAGTAGATAGTACATCCATAAGACACATACCACCTTCCATAGTAAGATTGAAGAATCTCGCTCGTTTATCCCTAGGAAATGTGAAAAAAATTCGTTTGCCCTATTCGTTACACGGCTTAAACTCTTTAAGGAGTGTGAATCTCGCATGGTGTGATTTAACTGAAGATGAAATCCCGAAGGATCTCTGGAGTCTAAGTTCCTTACAATACTTGTATCTTCGTGAGAATGATTTTCATACCCTACCCAGCCTCAGTGGTCTTTCAGAGCTTGAAATATTGTGGTTAACTTCATGCAAAAATCTTCATACAATCTTGGGATTACCAACAAGTTTGAGTTCTATGTATGCCGTTGATTGCCCTGCATTGGAAACAATGCCGGATTTTTCAGAAATGTCAAATATGAGAAAACTGAATGTAAGTGATTCACTCAAACTCACTGAGGTTCCAGGCTTGGATAAGTCATTAAATTCCGTGGTAAGGATTGATATGCAAGGGTGCACTAATCTCACAGTTGATTTTAAGAAGAACATCTTACAG GGATGGACTTCTTGCGGATTTGGTGGCGTTTTCTTCCCTGGGAATTATGTTCCCGATTGGTTTGAGTTTGTCAATGATCATGGCAGTAAAGTCAGTTTTGATATCCCCTCGAGCGATGGTCGTAATTTTGAAGGGCTGACTCTATTATGCTCGTACTCCTGCAATATATCAGTTCGTCCTCCTACAATTGTCATTACTGTAATAAATTATACTAAGCGTACCGAATTGCGGACCAGCATAATCAAAGAACATCGGAATAGAATATTCTACAAACCTGAATCCCATCATATTTGGCAGGGACAATTATCGAACGATAAGCTCAGTTTGCAAGGCGGGGATAGAGTTGAAGTTGATATAAATTTAGTGGGATCTTATACCTCTACGTTTGCTTCTTATACATTGAATAGAATAGGGGTTAATCTAGTATGGGACAAACCTATGAAGGAAAATGTGCGTAATTTGATTTCGGGCAAAGGTGGTTATGTTTTTGACCCACATCCAGCTAGGTTCTATGGTGAGGCACAATCAAGATGGTGA
- the LOC103426628 gene encoding uncharacterized protein, with protein MEEGGSAGNYLRSGLKVKVDSWFSQFRNGSNPWMARYVYGFMFLIANLMAWGVRDYGRNVLTEMERLKGCHGVKDCLGAEGVLRVSLGCFLFYITMFLSTAGTSKLNEPRDSWQSGWWSAKIVMWISFIIIPFLLPATIIQLYGEIAHFGAGVFLLIQLISIISFITWLNDCCQSTKSERCRIHVMLLATAAYVVCLVGIILMYIWYAPEPTCLLNIFFITWTLVLLQLMTSVSLHPKVNAGILTPGLMGLYIVFICWFAIRSEPAGTSCNKKADDSTKTDWLTIISFVIAVLAMVIATFSTGIDSKCFQFRKDETESEDDVPYGYGFFHFVFATGAMYFGMLLIGWNTHQSMRRFTIDVGWASTWVRIVNEWIAVCVYLWMLVAPIIWESI; from the exons ATGGAGGAGGGTGGATCAGCAGGAAACTATCTGAGGAGTGGACTCAAAGTCAAGGTTGATTCATGGTTCAGCCAATTTCGCAATGGTTCGAATCCATGGATGGCCAGATATGTCTACGGATTCATGTTTTTGATAGCAAATCTTATGGCATGGGGTGTCCGGGATTACGGAAGAAATGTGTTGACGGAGATGGAGA GATTAAAAGGATGTCATGGTGTGAAGGATTGTTTGGGTGCAGAAGGAGTCCTACGTGTAAGCTTGGGTTGCTTT TTGTTTTATATCACAATGTTTCTTTCCACTGCTGGCACATCGAAGTTGAATGAACCCAGAGATTCGTGGCAATCCGGATGGTGGTCTGCCAAGATTGTCATGTGGATTTCCTTCATCATCATTCCCTTTCTGCTTCCTGCCACAATCATTCAGCTATATG GAGAGATTGCGCATTTTGGTGCCGG GGTTTTTCTCTTGATTCAGCTAATAAGCATAATCAGTTTCATTACGTGGCTGAACGATTGTTGTCAGTCTACCAAATCAGAAAGATG CCGGATTCATGTGATGTTACTTGCAACTGCTGCATATGTTGTATGCTTAGTGGGGATCATATTGATGTACATATGGTATGCACCGGAACCAACTTGCCTCCTCAACATCTTTTTCATAACCTGGACATTAGTACTCCTACAACTCATGACCAGTGTCTCTCTCCACCCGAAA GTGAATGCTGGCATCTTGACTCCGGGTCTCATGGGCCTTTATATAGTATTCATCTGCTGGTTTGCTATTAGAAG TGAGCCAGCGGGGACAAGCTGCAACAAGAAGGCAgatgattcaaccaaaacagATTGGCTCACCATCATA AGCTTTGTTATAGCCGTGCTTGCAATGGTTATCGCAACATTCTCAACCGGCATAGATTCCAAATGCTTTCAG TTCAGGAAGGACGAGACTGAATCCGAGGATGATGTTCCATATGGTTATGGATTCTTCCACTTTGTTTTTGCCACGGGAGCAATGTACTTTGGAATGCTGCTGATTGGTTGGAATACTCATCAATCCATGAGAAG GTTTACGATTGATGTGGGATGGGCCAGCACTTGGGTGAGGATTGTGAACGAGTGGATCGCGGTCTGCGTGTATT TATGGATGCTAGTTGCTCCAATCATATGGGAAAGCATATAA